The Legionellales bacterium genome includes a window with the following:
- a CDS encoding helix-turn-helix domain-containing protein — translation MTTQNTSNLSTVLRALMKSRRLSESELSRQTGIGQPVIHRMVSGETSNPKIETLRPVALYFNLSINQLIGDEPLPKGLVEGSYAQTVRAWVQVPLLNWEQAAQWPKVADEEITQHVPTDLSVSDNAFALVVKDSTMLPRFPEGTLIVIDPAYKPKDRDYAVVHIEGHKQATFKQILIDGEDTYLKPLNSDFSVTLLDKKYRDLGVMVQARIDYLPTQTHAVNSH, via the coding sequence ATGACTACACAAAACACATCCAATTTAAGCACTGTGCTCAGAGCATTAATGAAAAGCCGCCGCTTATCCGAATCTGAACTGTCGCGTCAAACGGGCATTGGCCAACCCGTTATTCACCGCATGGTCTCTGGCGAAACCAGCAATCCTAAAATTGAAACCCTCCGCCCCGTCGCACTTTATTTTAATCTTTCTATTAATCAACTTATCGGTGATGAACCATTACCCAAGGGTTTAGTCGAAGGCTCCTATGCTCAAACCGTTCGCGCCTGGGTGCAAGTCCCTTTGCTGAACTGGGAGCAAGCTGCGCAATGGCCTAAAGTAGCCGACGAAGAAATCACCCAACATGTCCCCACCGATTTAAGCGTGAGCGATAATGCATTTGCCTTAGTCGTTAAAGATTCCACCATGTTGCCACGTTTTCCAGAAGGTACGCTGATTGTTATCGATCCGGCTTATAAACCTAAAGATCGCGACTACGCCGTGGTTCATATCGAAGGCCACAAACAAGCCACTTTCAAACAAATTTTAATCGATGGTGAAGATACTTATCTTAAGCCATTAAATAGCGATTTTTCAGTGACATTACTCGATAAAAAATACCGCGATTTAGGCGTTATGGTGCAAGCCCGCATCGATTATTTACCCACACAAACTCACGCGGTTAATTCGCATTAA
- a CDS encoding helix-turn-helix transcriptional regulator, translating into MKINQPIMNKVIPTSPQVLIAELLSLRQYSMSRLANELCISKASISRLMNGSIKQPHNATYQKLLSLYCSVFCNNPSITQALEHEH; encoded by the coding sequence ATGAAGATAAATCAACCTATCATGAATAAAGTGATTCCAACCAGTCCGCAAGTTCTGATAGCGGAACTCTTAAGCTTGCGTCAATATAGCATGAGTCGGTTGGCCAATGAGCTTTGCATTTCAAAAGCCTCGATCAGTCGTTTAATGAATGGCAGTATCAAACAACCTCATAATGCCACTTACCAAAAATTATTATCATTGTATTGTTCGGTATTTTGTAATAATCCTTCCATCACCCAGGCGCTGGAGCACGAGCACTAA